In Methylotenera mobilis JLW8, the following are encoded in one genomic region:
- a CDS encoding quinoprotein relay system zinc metallohydrolase 2 codes for MRILMITMSLFSIMSCTHAQIQPESFALETVADGIYVHHGQHLDIDTGYQGDICNISFIIGSKGVAVIDSGGSLKVGEQLHAAIRKVTSLPVLYVINTHVHPDHIYGNAAFLSTAAGEAKPEFVGHEKLGHAMDLRREQYSKLNKRFLHDDAKGSELVKPTLAVKDTMELDLGDRVLVLTAHPPAHTNTDLTVLDRKTSTLFAGDLLFITRTPVVEADIKGLIAEIIKLKASPAQQVVPGHGPVTKDWKTALSNAERYLSVLLSDVRANIKRNISMEKTMDTAAESERDKWQLFEIANRRNVNTIYPMLEWE; via the coding sequence AGAGAGTTTTGCGCTGGAGACAGTGGCTGATGGTATTTATGTGCATCATGGGCAGCATTTGGATATCGATACTGGCTATCAGGGGGATATCTGTAATATCAGTTTTATCATCGGCAGCAAGGGCGTGGCAGTGATTGATAGCGGTGGCAGCTTAAAAGTAGGTGAGCAGTTGCATGCGGCGATACGCAAGGTAACATCGCTGCCGGTGTTGTATGTGATTAACACTCATGTGCATCCTGACCATATTTACGGCAATGCGGCATTTTTATCTACAGCTGCTGGCGAAGCCAAGCCTGAGTTTGTTGGTCATGAGAAATTAGGTCATGCCATGGATTTGCGGCGTGAGCAGTACAGCAAATTGAATAAGCGTTTTTTGCATGACGATGCTAAAGGCAGTGAGTTGGTGAAGCCTACGCTGGCAGTAAAAGACACCATGGAACTGGATTTAGGTGACCGCGTACTGGTATTAACCGCGCATCCGCCAGCCCATACCAATACCGACCTGACCGTGCTGGACCGTAAAACTAGCACCTTGTTTGCGGGTGATTTGCTGTTTATCACGCGTACGCCAGTAGTGGAGGCTGATATCAAGGGTTTAATCGCGGAAATAATAAAACTAAAGGCTAGTCCCGCACAACAAGTAGTACCAGGACATGGGCCGGTGACTAAGGATTGGAAAACCGCGTTAAGCAATGCCGAGCGTTATTTAAGCGTGTTATTGAGTGATGTGCGTGCCAATATTAAGCGCAACATCAGCATGGAGAAAACCATGGATACCGCCGCTGAGAGTGAGCGTGATAAATGGCAACTGTTTGAGATTGCAAACCGGCGTAATGTAAATACTATATACCCGATGCTGGAGTGGGAATAA
- a CDS encoding DoxX family protein, with translation MQKYLATAARVLLSQLFLVQVIVLIIGFTNNPDGYQQYQATLGSMGLPGIFAPLIILVNCIGGLALLLGYKTKAFALVMAFYIVGLTLLLKLPLLQYLAIAGGLLLLHANPNTALSLDNRRKST, from the coding sequence ATGCAAAAATACTTAGCAACTGCAGCACGCGTTTTATTATCACAACTGTTCTTGGTTCAGGTGATCGTGCTGATTATTGGTTTTACTAACAATCCAGATGGATATCAGCAATATCAAGCCACTTTAGGTAGCATGGGCTTGCCTGGCATTTTTGCCCCTCTCATCATTTTAGTAAACTGTATCGGTGGCTTAGCTTTATTGCTAGGTTACAAAACCAAAGCTTTTGCATTGGTCATGGCATTTTATATCGTGGGTTTAACCCTATTACTCAAATTGCCTCTATTGCAGTACTTAGCTATTGCTGGCGGTTTGCTGCTGTTACACGCAAACCCAAATACGGCTTTGAGCTTAGATAACCGCAGAAAAAGTACTTAA
- a CDS encoding GNAT family N-acetyltransferase: MPVTANASKGLTLQDSFNIEKVSWQTHAPQLMAVREAVFIVEQNVPVALEWDGLDETAQHLLALSAAGEVIGCARLLGDGSIGRMAVLKPWRGGGVGAALLKGAIDYYQQQAQPVITLSAQVHAIAFYEKFGFKVCSEAYLDAGILHRDMQRTLADSGGGDRQNEKALVIKNQNQILNIKIRA; this comes from the coding sequence ATGCCTGTTACTGCTAACGCTAGCAAGGGGTTAACATTGCAAGACAGTTTCAATATTGAGAAAGTAAGCTGGCAAACGCATGCGCCACAATTGATGGCAGTGCGTGAAGCGGTGTTTATTGTTGAGCAGAACGTGCCAGTGGCGCTGGAATGGGATGGCTTGGATGAAACAGCGCAGCATTTATTAGCACTCAGCGCGGCTGGAGAGGTAATAGGCTGTGCCAGGTTGTTAGGCGATGGCAGTATCGGCCGTATGGCGGTATTAAAGCCTTGGCGTGGGGGCGGCGTGGGCGCAGCTCTGCTTAAGGGGGCGATAGACTATTACCAGCAGCAGGCGCAACCCGTGATCACGCTATCCGCGCAAGTGCATGCGATTGCGTTTTATGAAAAATTTGGTTTTAAAGTGTGTAGCGAGGCTTACTTGGACGCAGGTATCTTGCACCGGGATATGCAGCGCACATTGGCTGATTCAGGTGGTGGCGACCGCCAGAACGAGAAAGCACTCGTTATCAAAAACCAGAATCAAATACTAAATATAAAAATCCGGGCATAA
- the pqqA gene encoding pyrroloquinoline quinone precursor peptide PqqA, with protein MWTTPAATEMRFGFEVTMYVMNK; from the coding sequence ATGTGGACAACACCAGCTGCAACAGAAATGCGTTTTGGCTTCGAAGTTACTATGTACGTAATGAACAAGTAA
- a CDS encoding GGDEF domain-containing protein, with translation MGLDVRTVMVMFSMLAFMFFCLFELASLRVGSIRGVRQWAIANLCMSLGFSLAYFYGQTTPGHQWAAVVGLTLFAVGTCLQLTGILAFKKQTIPWGILILFVAMTICQGIWFSVINPDTRMRAIVNSLLFFSIYTVCARALLVKIEASQKLAYWFTGASFAALALLMLTRAVLMLLSPDAEVGLHVNTSINTLPFVVASLLEFSVAFGLLLMLNHRLIADVYQMASRDALTGAMNRRRIEEEAVRLRARCIRTGEPLAIMMIDIDFFKSINDRYGHPAGDKVLRAIADIAQKSIRAEDYFARYGGEEFCMLLTSTTESEALDLAERLRLAFAEFTLTLGKEQLNITVSIGVADSSMVGLEFADMVTAADKALYCAKENGRNRVITYSSMGAGTTF, from the coding sequence ATGGGTTTAGACGTGCGTACGGTCATGGTGATGTTTTCCATGTTGGCTTTTATGTTTTTTTGCCTGTTTGAATTGGCCAGTTTGCGCGTTGGCAGTATACGTGGCGTGAGGCAATGGGCGATTGCTAACCTATGTATGAGTTTGGGTTTTAGTCTTGCCTACTTTTATGGGCAAACCACACCCGGGCACCAATGGGCTGCTGTGGTTGGGTTAACTTTATTCGCAGTGGGTACCTGTTTACAATTAACAGGGATTCTAGCGTTTAAAAAACAAACGATTCCTTGGGGAATACTAATCTTATTTGTTGCCATGACTATCTGCCAAGGCATTTGGTTTAGTGTGATCAATCCAGATACACGTATGCGCGCGATTGTTAACTCGCTATTGTTTTTTAGTATTTATACGGTGTGTGCTCGAGCGTTGCTGGTTAAGATAGAGGCTTCGCAAAAGCTTGCCTATTGGTTTACCGGTGCTTCATTTGCGGCTTTGGCGTTATTAATGCTCACGCGCGCTGTGTTGATGCTGCTGTCTCCAGATGCTGAGGTAGGCTTGCATGTGAATACCTCAATTAATACTTTGCCATTTGTGGTTGCGAGTTTACTCGAGTTTAGTGTGGCTTTTGGTTTGTTATTGATGCTGAACCATCGGCTGATTGCCGATGTGTATCAAATGGCATCACGCGATGCGTTGACTGGCGCGATGAACCGTCGACGCATTGAAGAGGAGGCAGTGCGCCTGAGAGCGCGTTGTATACGTACCGGCGAACCCTTGGCGATTATGATGATAGATATTGATTTCTTTAAATCTATTAACGATCGTTATGGTCATCCGGCTGGCGATAAAGTGCTGCGCGCTATCGCTGATATTGCGCAAAAATCTATCCGCGCGGAGGATTACTTCGCACGCTATGGTGGTGAGGAGTTTTGTATGTTGCTCACTTCTACCACTGAGAGTGAGGCATTAGATTTGGCTGAGCGTCTGCGCTTGGCTTTTGCCGAGTTTACGCTCACCTTGGGCAAAGAGCAGCTTAACATTACCGTGAGCATAGGCGTTGCCGATTCTAGTATGGTCGGTTTAGAATTTGCCGATATGGTGACAGCCGCAGATAAAGCGCTGTATTGTGCCAAAGAGAATGGGCGTAATCGGGTGATAACATACTCCAGCATGGGTGCTGGTACTACGTTTTAA